A genomic stretch from Syntrophales bacterium includes:
- a CDS encoding FlgO family outer membrane protein — translation MKNRFKGCRRILLIFVLLALVFPTLPALSYEREIANLSSILSAEIAKSGKKSIAVVDFTDLQGRVNELGRFIAEEMSGNLTSHSQGFDVLDRNHMKRILEEQKLSLTGLMDPEAIKKIGKLAGAEIIVTGTITPFGDSIRVSCKAIDTETARVTGSARGDIAKTVTIADLLKLGVTDGSQPSGRSDRPAGRTDRTVRPAEERKKVPAGKITWDFEAGDLRGWQSTGTAFSTQPTYGDNPTARHRGQPSNHQGDYWIGGYENRRFPSDPPGRTQGDGPQGTLTSDPFTIDTPTINFLIGGGCDINTVRVELVVNDQVVQRATGRCTETMERMTWDVRAYQGQAAQFRLIDHSSGGWGHINFDDVRF, via the coding sequence TGCGCTCTCATACGAGCGGGAGATCGCCAACCTCTCGTCGATCCTGTCGGCTGAAATCGCGAAGTCCGGGAAGAAGAGCATTGCGGTGGTCGACTTCACCGACCTCCAGGGGCGGGTGAACGAACTGGGGAGATTCATCGCGGAAGAGATGTCGGGAAACCTGACGTCCCATTCCCAGGGCTTCGACGTCCTCGACCGGAATCACATGAAACGGATTCTCGAAGAGCAGAAGCTCTCCCTGACCGGCCTGATGGATCCCGAGGCGATCAAGAAGATCGGCAAGCTGGCGGGAGCGGAAATCATTGTCACCGGGACGATAACCCCGTTCGGCGACAGCATTCGCGTATCCTGCAAGGCCATCGACACGGAAACGGCAAGAGTGACCGGGTCCGCCCGCGGGGACATCGCCAAGACCGTGACCATCGCCGACCTCCTGAAACTCGGTGTTACCGACGGCTCACAGCCTTCCGGACGTTCCGACCGACCGGCCGGAAGGACGGACAGAACCGTCCGTCCCGCCGAGGAAAGGAAGAAGGTACCGGCGGGGAAAATCACATGGGATTTCGAAGCGGGCGACCTGCGGGGATGGCAGAGCACGGGAACCGCCTTCAGCACCCAGCCGACGTACGGCGACAACCCGACAGCCCGCCATCGCGGCCAGCCTTCCAACCACCAGGGAGACTACTGGATCGGCGGATATGAAAACCGGCGCTTCCCCTCCGATCCGCCCGGTCGCACGCAGGGAGACGGACCCCAGGGGACCCTGACCTCCGATCCATTCACCATCGACACGCCCACCATCAACTTTCTCATCGGCGGCGGGTGCGACATCAACACGGTGAGGGTCGAGCTCGTCGTGAACGACCAGGTCGTCCAGAGAGCAACGGGACGATGCACGGAGACCATGGAGCGCATGACCTGGGACGTCCGGGCATACCAGGGCCAGGCCGCGCAGTTCCGGCTGATCGACCACTCCAGTGGCGGCTGGGGGCACATCAACTTCGACGACGTGAGATTCTGA